TCATTTTTACTATTAATTGTAGTAATATATGTACCTTTCTTGCAACCTGTATTTGATACCTATCCATTGAGCATTTCTGACTGGACTATAGTTCTTATATATTCTTTCTTACCTCTTGTAATAGGTGAATTATATAAATTGTTTATAAGAAAATAAAAAAAGCCCTATAGGGCTTTTTTTTTAGCACTTTTTAGAAGCTATTGCATAGAATAGAACAAGGAAGGTGGTTTTATGAATAATATAAGTTATTCTAAAATATGCCCAATACTGAGTGCTAAAATAATGTCTCAATCACAGGAAGAATTGCCAGTAATAATTCAACTAGCCCACAATAACAGTACGCTAATAAATGGAATTAAAAATCTATCTACAAAAATGAAAACAAATTTACCTTTAATCAATGGAATTGCATGTAACTTAACTACTGATATCATTTATAAGCTTTCTACTAATCCTGAAGTAGAATATATCAGTTTTGACTCTGAGGTATATACTCAACTAGACATAGCAATTCCTACCATAGAAGGACATTTCCCTAATAATATAGGTTATAAAGGAAATGGTGTAACAATTGCAGTTATAGATACAGGGGTAGCTCCTCATCTTGATTTAACAGTACCAAATAATCGAATCATTGGCTTTGTCGACTTTATAAACAATAAACTATCTCCTTATGATGACAATGGTCATGGTACACATGTAACTGGAATTATTGCTGGAAATGGCTACGCTTCTAATGGTAAATATACTGGTGTTGCTCCAGAAGCCAATATATTAGCTATAAAAGCACTAGACAGTGAAGGTAGTGGAAATACTTCTACTTTAGTTAAAGCTATATCCTATGTTGTTGAAACTAAAGATGAATATAATACAAAGATTATAAATCTTTCTATAGGGACACCTGCAAATAATTCTTATAAAAATGATCCTTTATGTAAAGCTGTTGAAAAAGCTGTTCAAGCAGGTTTAGTAGTTGTAGTCGCTGCAGGAAATAATGGTCCAGGTGAAAAAACCATACTCTCACCTGGAATCAGTAAATATGCCATAACTGTAGGAGCTGCTGATGATAAAAGAACCATAAATATCGAAGATGATACTGTTGCTTCTTTTTCCAGCCGTGGTCCCACCATAGAAGGACTTTTAAAACCTGATTTAGTAGCACCAGGTGTTAATATTAATTCTTTATCCAATGTAGAATTAGATGGATATCGCAATTCAAGTGGTACATCTATGGCTACTCCATTAGTAGCTGGTAGTATAGCATTATTATTAAATAAATATAAAAATCTTAAACCTGAGGAGATAAAATATAAACTATTAAATTCATGTATTGATCTTAAAGATTCTGAAGATACACAAGGTGCAGGTATGTTAAATTTAAAATTATTATTTAATGAAGATGATAATACTTCAATCAATATTCCTCCAACATATGTAGATTTAAAAAAAGATAAGCTTTTTGAAAATATTATTACCCTTTTAATTTTATTATTCTTATTTGATTCCCCTAAACATTAACCTAAATAAAAAAGAGGAAGAAAATCTTCCTCTTTATCTCACATATTTTGAAGGATTTTGATTCCTTCCATTTTTTAATACTTCAAAATGAAGATGAGAACCACTAGCTCTTCCAGTACTGCCTACTTTAGCAATAACTTGCCCTTTATAAACTCTTTCTCCTACTTTAACATTTATACTACTACAATGTCCATATCTAGTAATATAACCATTGCCATGATCTATTTCAACTAAATTACCATATGCCCCGTTTCTTCCTGCAAATACAACTTTCCCGCCATCAGCAGCTTTGATAGGAGTCCCTTTTTTAGCAATAATATCTATACCTTTATGCATACGACCATTTCTCATTCCATATCTAGATGATATAGAACCTCTAGTAGGCATCAAAAATGCACCAGTAGCTATTGTTTTAGGTACATCCTTAGTTCCTTTTACTATTAATTCATCAACAGGTTCTTTAACTATTTTTTCCTCTATTATTTCTTTATCTACAATTATCCCATTATGTTTTACCACTTTTGCAATAATTTCACTTTCACCTTGTGATCCTTTTACTTTAACTTTTTTATTTGTTTTATACATACTTTTATCATATTCAACCTTTACTTCGTAATCAATTTTTTCATTATATTTAACTTCCTCTACTGTCGCTACTGTTACCATAGATTTAGGCATTAGTAATTTTATTTCATCGCCTATTTGTAATTTTTCTGGATCTTTGTCAGGATTAACTGCTATTAAATCTTCTACCGGTATATCATAAATTTTTGATATCGTCCAAAGACTTTCTCCTACTTCTACAACATGGGTTTTTACTTCATCTTCTCCTGATAATATGTAATTAAAAAGTTCATCTTTACTTTTTAATTTATTTAAAGGTACATTTCTTTTTTCTATTTTTATATCTTCAAGAAACTTTATTTCTTTAATTTCTCCATCATCAGTTCTATCTTTTATGTATAGATCCTTAATCTTATCCAATACTTCTTCTAAATCCTCTTTAGTCCTTGTTGCACCTACTTCTTCATTGTCTACTAATAATATGTATCCACTAACTAAAAAAGTCATCTTAGACTTAATATTTTCTCTCAATTCATCCATAGAAGCTAACATATTGTCTTTTGCATGAGTATCTTTAAATGTAATGTTTTCATTTAATACTATATCAATATCATATTTATTTACCAGTTCCTGTCTTAATTCTTCTAATATATTTAATGCTTGCTCTTTATCTCTAACAATTCCTACATTTTCATTCCCAAAACTAACTATAAAAGCTCTAGTTCGTATTTCATTAACTTTATATACTATAGTAGATAAACTAGTTACGGTAACTAGTATTATCATTATAAGCACTTTTTTAAAATTAAATTTATTCTTTGTTTCCCCTAAAAGCAGCTTGCTCCCTGGGGGATGACTGTTATTTCCCGTTTCTAGATTATTCTGTTCATCCATGATAATAGTACCTCCCTGTTTTTAAAAATAATTTTAATACCATTTTTTTAATTTTTATTAGATTTTTGTAACCATTTTGTAATAACTGAAATTATTATACCATAGATAAAAAATTTTTCAATAATCTAAGCCTGTCTACTTTCTATTATATTCAGTTTATATATATATATTCCAATCTTCTTTTCATCTTAATTTAAGTAAAACCACTGTTATTTGTTAATAATATATTTTCTATACAATATACTATTAGAATATTTTAACATTTTATAAATTAAAGTATTTATATTTTTTACATGGATATACTTTTATTATACAGCATAAACCATAATATTTACCAAAAACAAATAGGAGGTTCAATATGGCAGATATTATTAGCAAAAATTACATAAA
This portion of the Keratinibaculum paraultunense genome encodes:
- a CDS encoding S8 family peptidase, whose product is MNNISYSKICPILSAKIMSQSQEELPVIIQLAHNNSTLINGIKNLSTKMKTNLPLINGIACNLTTDIIYKLSTNPEVEYISFDSEVYTQLDIAIPTIEGHFPNNIGYKGNGVTIAVIDTGVAPHLDLTVPNNRIIGFVDFINNKLSPYDDNGHGTHVTGIIAGNGYASNGKYTGVAPEANILAIKALDSEGSGNTSTLVKAISYVVETKDEYNTKIINLSIGTPANNSYKNDPLCKAVEKAVQAGLVVVVAAGNNGPGEKTILSPGISKYAITVGAADDKRTINIEDDTVASFSSRGPTIEGLLKPDLVAPGVNINSLSNVELDGYRNSSGTSMATPLVAGSIALLLNKYKNLKPEEIKYKLLNSCIDLKDSEDTQGAGMLNLKLLFNEDDNTSINIPPTYVDLKKDKLFENIITLLILLFLFDSPKH
- a CDS encoding peptidoglycan DD-metalloendopeptidase family protein, with translation MDEQNNLETGNNSHPPGSKLLLGETKNKFNFKKVLIMIILVTVTSLSTIVYKVNEIRTRAFIVSFGNENVGIVRDKEQALNILEELRQELVNKYDIDIVLNENITFKDTHAKDNMLASMDELRENIKSKMTFLVSGYILLVDNEEVGATRTKEDLEEVLDKIKDLYIKDRTDDGEIKEIKFLEDIKIEKRNVPLNKLKSKDELFNYILSGEDEVKTHVVEVGESLWTISKIYDIPVEDLIAVNPDKDPEKLQIGDEIKLLMPKSMVTVATVEEVKYNEKIDYEVKVEYDKSMYKTNKKVKVKGSQGESEIIAKVVKHNGIIVDKEIIEEKIVKEPVDELIVKGTKDVPKTIATGAFLMPTRGSISSRYGMRNGRMHKGIDIIAKKGTPIKAADGGKVVFAGRNGAYGNLVEIDHGNGYITRYGHCSSINVKVGERVYKGQVIAKVGSTGRASGSHLHFEVLKNGRNQNPSKYVR